TTGCGTCGACGCTACCACGATCAGCAATTTTTCATTGGCGATTTGTTTGAATTTATAGTCGCCAGCGTTGATGAGAGTAACGTTAAGCTTCGCGGCGATCAGGTCATCGCGCAGGGCTTCCGCCACACGACGCGCATTACCGGTTTGCGAGGCGGAGATAAGCGTAATACCGGGCATTTGGGCGGCAGGGACTGGTGCCGCCGCATTGCTGCCTGGCTGCTGATTCAGCACGCCCCAAAAATAGCCAGAAACCCACGCAAGCTGTGCGGGAGTGAAATCGGTCGTGGCTGCCTGAAGGCGTGCCAGCTGCTCCGGGTTTAGCGGTAGCAAAGCGGAAGGTGGGGCCTGTGTCGTCATGCGTTGTCATGTTCCAGTAAGCAAAGCGGATTTCAGCAATAAAACCCAAACTGAAGATAAGGTTAACGGTGGGGATAGTAACAATTAAAGAAGGGATGGAAATAACAAATAACCAAATGGACTAACCTGTTTTAGTTATAGTTATTAACAACAAAAACGATTGAATAACTGCATGATATATAATGAGTTAATTACAATAGACCAAATGAATATATCCATTTACTGGTCAGGGCCGTTTTAGTTAATGCGAAAAAATGTGCTTTCCGGTACCCTACCGCGGTTTTTCGCATTCTTGAGAGTAAAAAATGTCCACCACCTTGTTTAAAGATTTCACCTTCGAAGCCGCTCACCGCCTGCCGCACGTACCGGAAGGGCATAAGTGTGGCCGCCTGCATGGTCACTCATTTATGGTGCGTCTTGAAATTACCGGTGAAGTCGATCCGCATACCGGTTGGATTATGGATTTTTCAGAGTTAAAAGCGGCGTTTAAGCCGACTTACGACCGACTCGATCACTATTATCTGAACGATATTCCAGGCTTAGAAAACCCAACCAGTGAAGTACTGGCAAAATGGATTTGGGATCAGGTTAAACCGGTTGTCCCTCTGCTGAGTGCCGTAATGGTGAAAGA
The Citrobacter arsenatis DNA segment above includes these coding regions:
- the queD gene encoding 6-carboxytetrahydropterin synthase QueD; translated protein: MSTTLFKDFTFEAAHRLPHVPEGHKCGRLHGHSFMVRLEITGEVDPHTGWIMDFSELKAAFKPTYDRLDHYYLNDIPGLENPTSEVLAKWIWDQVKPVVPLLSAVMVKETCTAGCVYRGE